The following proteins are co-located in the Chlorogloeopsis sp. ULAP01 genome:
- a CDS encoding nucleotidyltransferase domain-containing protein, whose amino-acid sequence MKRIEVEQRTILLGLAGSHGYGLNRPDSDYDYRGVFIAPKRFYLGFDNIEQKDSGWDEPGIFSFLDGNKDTVIYELRKLLQLLAGANPNVLELLWLNQYPVLTLVGQYLIKNKNLFLSKKVKHTYSGYAFAQIKKMETHRKWLLNPPQKKPIPSDFGIEDEPPLSKEELNAFLEYLYNLIRGKIEFLEEAEQLYKLLIADIDFKAVLKQYTLPDETLEYTQNLTHSRKDFIRLLQKSQSYQIALREWKAYLSWQENRNPARAEMERKSGFDLKHGMHCIRLLRSGLEILQTGELIVDRRIAGDVDDLKAILKGDYSYEQVMKMAEDLMAEMEKVYEESTLSPKPDLGRINELCIELVEMQGWKGIGYEENCNL is encoded by the coding sequence ATGAAAAGAATTGAAGTTGAGCAAAGAACTATTTTACTTGGTTTAGCAGGCAGTCATGGCTATGGCTTAAATCGTCCAGATTCAGACTACGACTATCGAGGAGTATTTATCGCACCTAAAAGATTTTACTTGGGATTTGATAATATTGAGCAAAAGGATAGTGGTTGGGATGAGCCAGGAATATTTTCTTTTTTAGATGGAAATAAAGATACAGTTATTTACGAATTAAGGAAACTTCTCCAACTTTTAGCTGGAGCAAATCCTAATGTTTTAGAATTACTGTGGTTAAATCAATATCCTGTATTAACATTAGTAGGACAGTATTTAATTAAAAATAAAAATTTATTCTTGAGTAAGAAAGTCAAACATACTTACTCTGGTTATGCCTTTGCCCAAATAAAAAAAATGGAAACTCATCGGAAGTGGTTGTTAAATCCACCGCAAAAGAAACCAATTCCGTCTGATTTTGGTATAGAAGATGAACCACCATTAAGTAAAGAAGAGTTAAATGCTTTTTTGGAATATCTTTATAATTTAATTAGAGGCAAAATTGAGTTTTTAGAAGAAGCAGAACAATTATATAAATTATTGATAGCAGATATTGATTTCAAAGCTGTATTGAAACAATATACTTTGCCTGATGAAACTTTAGAATATACTCAAAATTTAACCCATAGCCGTAAAGATTTTATTCGTCTGCTTCAGAAAAGTCAAAGCTATCAAATTGCTTTACGAGAATGGAAAGCTTATTTGTCGTGGCAAGAAAATAGAAATCCTGCTAGAGCAGAAATGGAAAGAAAATCTGGTTTTGATCTCAAACACGGGATGCACTGCATTAGACTACTACGCAGTGGGCTAGAAATCTTACAAACAGGAGAATTAATTGTAGACAGAAGAATAGCTGGTGATGTTGATGATTTAAAAGCAATTCTTAAGGGTGATTATTCTTATGAGCAGGTGATGAAAATGGCAGAGGATTTGATGGCTGAAATGGAAAAAGTATATGAAGAATCAACTCTATCTCCAAAACCCGATTTGGGGCGAATTAATGAACTGTGTATAGAGTTGGTAGAAATGCAAGGGTGGAAGGGGATAGGGTATGAAGAAAACTGTAACCTGTAA
- a CDS encoding glutathione S-transferase family protein — protein sequence MSELTLVIGNKNYSSWSLRPWLVMKQFGLEFQEICIPLYTPESASKISQYCPSGKVPVLLHGSLKIWDSLAICEYLAEEFPHLYWWPKDKFKRAIARSISAEMHSGFQNLRQNMPMNCRAKLPGKGMAIGVQKDINRITHIWRECRQNFGTGGDMLFGKFTVADAMFAPVVLRFVIYDVQLDDIARKYVESILALPALQEWIKAAESEQEVIAAYEF from the coding sequence ATGTCAGAATTAACCCTTGTAATTGGCAATAAAAATTATTCTTCATGGTCGCTGCGTCCTTGGTTAGTAATGAAGCAATTCGGATTAGAATTTCAGGAAATTTGCATTCCTCTCTATACGCCAGAATCTGCCTCGAAAATTAGCCAATACTGTCCTTCAGGAAAAGTACCTGTTCTATTACACGGCTCTTTGAAAATATGGGATTCACTAGCTATTTGCGAATACTTAGCTGAAGAATTTCCGCATCTATATTGGTGGCCAAAAGATAAATTTAAAAGAGCGATCGCCCGTTCTATTTCTGCCGAAATGCACTCAGGTTTTCAGAATTTACGTCAAAATATGCCAATGAACTGCCGTGCTAAACTTCCTGGTAAAGGTATGGCAATAGGTGTGCAAAAAGATATTAACCGTATTACTCATATCTGGCGAGAGTGCCGTCAAAATTTTGGTACTGGCGGTGATATGTTGTTTGGTAAATTTACAGTTGCTGATGCGATGTTTGCTCCTGTTGTTTTAAGATTTGTCATCTACGATGTGCAATTAGATGATATTGCAAGAAAATATGTAGAAAGTATTTTGGCTTTGCCAGCATTGCAGGAGTGGATTAAGGCTGCTGAAAGTGAGCAAGAAGTGATTGCAGCTTATGAGTTTTAG